One Alligator mississippiensis isolate rAllMis1 chromosome 16, rAllMis1, whole genome shotgun sequence genomic region harbors:
- the PLIN3 gene encoding perilipin-3 isoform X2 → MASENKATDPSPSQAEDPLNVEEPLQANVVNRVTSIPLIHSAFNLVSSAYNFTKGTHPYVTSVCTVAETVAAVAVGSAVGGAQPILSHLEPQIAKVNEYACKSLDQLEEKLPFLQQPTEKVLTDTRQLVATTVMNAVDTAKDAVASRVAGAVDLTKHVVQDSVELTKSVVSSTVNTALDAATGTKDTVTSKVNAAMGQGREAIQDGVEMTSFMVNSSINTAKAVGNVVASGVDAVLWKSEELVDHYLPVTEEELVQLAASVEGFSVTSVEQQKQQQSYFVRLGSLSNKVRHRAYLHSLNKLQLVKKNTQNTLSYLQLAINLIESVKEGAGQKLQESQEKLYELWLEWTLTQPKGTQVEPRVLAMLRMITLQLQPAYTNLMSSIQGLPSSIQETMQHALSNIQQLQASFSSACSFQDLSTSILSQNQDRVVKLRESLDTLLDYVANGVPLNWLVGPFSPLFQATKASQDVRMTERKSPTPEEGTPKAPAKQVTEAPKTLEKQVTETPKTLEKQVTETPKTLEKQVTEAPKAQETREAPKCSEKGASKAPAKEADKSPEKQKEATKVPKRAPKAQKMEAAGEAEELSTSVPKEDP, encoded by the exons ATGGCATCTGAAAACAAGGCCACAGATCCTAGTCCTTCACAAGCTGAGGACCCCCTGAATGTGGAGGAACCGCTGCAAGCG AACGTGGTGAACAGGGTGACCAGCATACCCTTGATCCACTCTGCCTTCAACCTGGTCTCCTCCGCCTACAACTTCACCAAAGGGACGCACCCATACGTCACCAGTGTCTGCACCGTGGCAGAGACCGTGGCTGCTGTTGCAGTGGGCAGCGCGGTCGGGGGTGCCCAGCCAATTCTGAGCCATCTGGAACCCCAGA TTGCAAAAGTAAACGAGTACGCCTGCAAGAGCCTGGATCAGCTGGAGGAGAAGCTGCCCTTTCTCCAGCAGCCGACAGAGAAG GTCCTTACGGACACCAGGCAGCTGGTTGCCACCACAGTGATGAATGCTGTGGATACTGCCAAAGATGCGGTGGCCAGCAGAGTGGCTGGAGCTGTAGATCTAACAAAACACGTTGTCCAGGACAGCGTTGAGTTGACCAAATCGGTGGTCTCTTCCACCGTCAACACGGCTCTGGATGCTGCCACTGGCACAAAAGACACGGTGACCAGCAAAGTGAACgcggccatggggcagggcagagaagcCATCCAGGACGGTGTGGAGATGACCAGTTTCATGGTAAACAGCAGCATAAACACAGCCAAGGCAGTAGGCAACGTGGTGGCTAGCGGAGTAGATGCTGTGCTGTGGAAGTCAGAAGAGCTGGTGGATCACTACCTCCCTGTGACAGAGGAAGAACTGG TTCAACTTGCCGCATCCGTGGAGGGGTTCAGCGTGACTTCTgtggagcagcagaaacagcagcagagttACTTTGTGCGCCTGGGATCCCTCTCTAACAAAGTGCGCCACCGAGCCTACCTGCACTCCTTGAACAAGTTGCAGCTCGTCAAGAAGAACACCCAGAATACTCTCTCCTACCTCCAGCTGGCCATAAATCTG ATCGAATCTGTAAAAGAAGGTGCTGGCCAGAAGCTTCAAGAGAGCCAAGAGAAACTCTATGAGCTGTGGCTGGAGTGGACCCTGACCCAGCCAAAAGGGACGCAG GTAGAGCCTCGTGTTCTAGCCATGCTGCGTATGATCACCCTGCAGCTGCAACCTGCCTACACGAACCTGATGAGCAGCATTCAAGGCCTCCCCAGTAGCATCCAGGAAACAATGCAGCATGCCCTTAGCAACATCCAGCAGCTCCAAGCTTCCTTTTCCAGCGCTTGCTCCTTCCAGGACCTCTCCACAAGCATCTTGTCCCAGAACCAGGACCGAGTGGTGAAACTCCGAGAGTCCCTGGATACCTTGCTGGATTACGTGGCAAACGGTGTTCCCCTCAACTGGCTTGTGGGCCCCTTCAGCCCACTTTTCCAAGCCACAAAGGCATCACAAGATGTTAGGATGACAGAGAGAAAGTCGCCCACGCCAGAAGAGGGGACCCCCAAAGCCCCAGCAAAGCAGGTCACCGAGGCTCCCAAAACCCTGGAGAAGCAGGTCACCGAGACTCCCAAAACCCTGGAGAAGCAGGTCACCGAGACTCCCAAAACCCTGGAGAAGCAGGTCACCGAGGCTCCCAAAGCCCAAGAGACCCGTGAAGCTCCCAAATGCTCAGAGAAGGGGGCCTCTAAGGCACCTGCAAAGGAGGCAGATAAGTCACCTGAGAAACAAAAGGAGGCCACTAAAGTACCAAAAAGAGCACCTAAAGCGCAGAAGATGGAGGCAGCAGgtgaagcagaggagctgagcacCAGCGTGCCAAAAGAAGACCCCTGA
- the PLIN3 gene encoding perilipin-3 isoform X1 translates to MASENKATDPSPSQAEDPLNVEEPLQANVVNRVTSIPLIHSAFNLVSSAYNFTKGTHPYVTSVCTVAETVAAVAVGSAVGGAQPILSHLEPQIAKVNEYACKSLDQLEEKLPFLQQPTEKVLTDTRQLVATTVMNAVDTAKDAVASRVAGAVDLTKHVVQDSVELTKSVVSSTVNTALDAATGTKDTVTSKVNAAMGQGREAIQDGVEMTSFMVNSSINTAKAVGNVVASGVDAVLWKSEELVDHYLPVTEEELVQLAASVEGFSVTSVEQQKQQQSYFVRLGSLSNKVRHRAYLHSLNKLQLVKKNTQNTLSYLQLAINLIESVKEGAGQKLQESQEKLYELWLEWTLTQPKGTQVKLSSQSEVEPRVLAMLRMITLQLQPAYTNLMSSIQGLPSSIQETMQHALSNIQQLQASFSSACSFQDLSTSILSQNQDRVVKLRESLDTLLDYVANGVPLNWLVGPFSPLFQATKASQDVRMTERKSPTPEEGTPKAPAKQVTEAPKTLEKQVTETPKTLEKQVTETPKTLEKQVTEAPKAQETREAPKCSEKGASKAPAKEADKSPEKQKEATKVPKRAPKAQKMEAAGEAEELSTSVPKEDP, encoded by the exons ATGGCATCTGAAAACAAGGCCACAGATCCTAGTCCTTCACAAGCTGAGGACCCCCTGAATGTGGAGGAACCGCTGCAAGCG AACGTGGTGAACAGGGTGACCAGCATACCCTTGATCCACTCTGCCTTCAACCTGGTCTCCTCCGCCTACAACTTCACCAAAGGGACGCACCCATACGTCACCAGTGTCTGCACCGTGGCAGAGACCGTGGCTGCTGTTGCAGTGGGCAGCGCGGTCGGGGGTGCCCAGCCAATTCTGAGCCATCTGGAACCCCAGA TTGCAAAAGTAAACGAGTACGCCTGCAAGAGCCTGGATCAGCTGGAGGAGAAGCTGCCCTTTCTCCAGCAGCCGACAGAGAAG GTCCTTACGGACACCAGGCAGCTGGTTGCCACCACAGTGATGAATGCTGTGGATACTGCCAAAGATGCGGTGGCCAGCAGAGTGGCTGGAGCTGTAGATCTAACAAAACACGTTGTCCAGGACAGCGTTGAGTTGACCAAATCGGTGGTCTCTTCCACCGTCAACACGGCTCTGGATGCTGCCACTGGCACAAAAGACACGGTGACCAGCAAAGTGAACgcggccatggggcagggcagagaagcCATCCAGGACGGTGTGGAGATGACCAGTTTCATGGTAAACAGCAGCATAAACACAGCCAAGGCAGTAGGCAACGTGGTGGCTAGCGGAGTAGATGCTGTGCTGTGGAAGTCAGAAGAGCTGGTGGATCACTACCTCCCTGTGACAGAGGAAGAACTGG TTCAACTTGCCGCATCCGTGGAGGGGTTCAGCGTGACTTCTgtggagcagcagaaacagcagcagagttACTTTGTGCGCCTGGGATCCCTCTCTAACAAAGTGCGCCACCGAGCCTACCTGCACTCCTTGAACAAGTTGCAGCTCGTCAAGAAGAACACCCAGAATACTCTCTCCTACCTCCAGCTGGCCATAAATCTG ATCGAATCTGTAAAAGAAGGTGCTGGCCAGAAGCTTCAAGAGAGCCAAGAGAAACTCTATGAGCTGTGGCTGGAGTGGACCCTGACCCAGCCAAAAGGGACGCAGGTGAAACTGTCTTCTCAATCAGAG GTAGAGCCTCGTGTTCTAGCCATGCTGCGTATGATCACCCTGCAGCTGCAACCTGCCTACACGAACCTGATGAGCAGCATTCAAGGCCTCCCCAGTAGCATCCAGGAAACAATGCAGCATGCCCTTAGCAACATCCAGCAGCTCCAAGCTTCCTTTTCCAGCGCTTGCTCCTTCCAGGACCTCTCCACAAGCATCTTGTCCCAGAACCAGGACCGAGTGGTGAAACTCCGAGAGTCCCTGGATACCTTGCTGGATTACGTGGCAAACGGTGTTCCCCTCAACTGGCTTGTGGGCCCCTTCAGCCCACTTTTCCAAGCCACAAAGGCATCACAAGATGTTAGGATGACAGAGAGAAAGTCGCCCACGCCAGAAGAGGGGACCCCCAAAGCCCCAGCAAAGCAGGTCACCGAGGCTCCCAAAACCCTGGAGAAGCAGGTCACCGAGACTCCCAAAACCCTGGAGAAGCAGGTCACCGAGACTCCCAAAACCCTGGAGAAGCAGGTCACCGAGGCTCCCAAAGCCCAAGAGACCCGTGAAGCTCCCAAATGCTCAGAGAAGGGGGCCTCTAAGGCACCTGCAAAGGAGGCAGATAAGTCACCTGAGAAACAAAAGGAGGCCACTAAAGTACCAAAAAGAGCACCTAAAGCGCAGAAGATGGAGGCAGCAGgtgaagcagaggagctgagcacCAGCGTGCCAAAAGAAGACCCCTGA